In Pseudomonas hamedanensis, a single window of DNA contains:
- the amn gene encoding AMP nucleosidase: MKLCKSEHRKLIVTEAFIVVQTAEQAVDRLAELHERATTALNSALKRYLKDRVEPDAVQRALFRYPELRLTYHCQGEVPQTTRAYAKVQLPGTYSVTVTHPAAFRKYLLEQLTPLMHDFTVTVEVGVSQQNIPYPYVVEQGDELAGSGVTAAVLARVFPSTDLSAATDGIADGLYDWENTDPLPLALFDAARVDFSLRRLVHYTGSDWRHVQPWILLTNYHRYVDQFIVHGLEQLRRDPRFVRMVLPGNVIIEKGMDHGEASAIAAGVVWHRYQMPAYHLIASDGHGVTLVNIGVGPSNAKNITDHLAVLRPHCWLMIGHCGGLRQSQTIGDYVLAHAYMRRDGILDRVVPPNIPIPALAEVQMALQQAAANVTGEKGDDLKKRLRTGTVLTYDDRNWELRWAQERPLINLSRAVAVDMESGTIAAQGYRLRVPYGTLLCVSDKPLHSEIKLPGSANAFYERAVSQHLKIGIEAVDLLRTELNSLHSRKLRSFDEPPFR; encoded by the coding sequence ATGAAGCTCTGCAAGTCAGAACACAGGAAGCTGATCGTGACCGAAGCGTTTATTGTCGTTCAAACCGCCGAACAAGCCGTGGATCGTCTCGCCGAGTTGCATGAGCGGGCCACCACGGCGCTGAACTCGGCGCTCAAGCGTTACCTCAAGGATCGCGTCGAACCCGACGCTGTACAGCGTGCCCTGTTTCGTTATCCCGAGCTGCGTCTGACCTACCATTGCCAGGGCGAAGTCCCGCAGACCACCCGCGCTTACGCCAAAGTACAATTGCCGGGCACTTACAGCGTCACCGTCACCCACCCGGCGGCGTTTCGCAAATACCTGCTCGAACAACTGACACCGTTGATGCACGACTTCACCGTGACCGTCGAAGTCGGCGTCAGCCAGCAGAACATTCCGTATCCGTATGTGGTCGAGCAGGGCGATGAACTGGCTGGTTCCGGCGTTACCGCCGCGGTGCTGGCGCGGGTGTTCCCGAGTACCGACCTGTCCGCTGCGACCGACGGCATTGCCGACGGCCTCTACGACTGGGAAAACACCGATCCGCTGCCACTGGCACTGTTCGACGCTGCGCGCGTGGACTTCTCGCTGCGTCGCTTGGTGCATTACACCGGCAGCGACTGGCGCCATGTGCAGCCATGGATTCTGTTGACCAACTATCACCGTTACGTCGACCAGTTCATCGTCCATGGCCTGGAACAATTGCGCCGCGACCCGCGTTTCGTGCGCATGGTCTTGCCGGGCAACGTGATCATCGAGAAGGGCATGGATCACGGCGAGGCGTCGGCGATTGCCGCCGGTGTGGTCTGGCACCGTTACCAGATGCCGGCCTATCACCTGATCGCCAGCGATGGCCATGGGGTGACCTTGGTGAATATCGGCGTCGGCCCGTCCAACGCCAAGAACATTACTGACCACCTGGCCGTGCTCCGTCCGCATTGCTGGCTGATGATCGGCCACTGTGGCGGCCTGCGTCAGTCGCAGACCATCGGCGACTACGTGCTGGCCCACGCCTACATGCGCCGCGACGGCATTCTCGATCGTGTGGTGCCGCCGAACATTCCGATCCCGGCACTGGCCGAAGTGCAAATGGCGCTGCAACAGGCGGCTGCGAACGTTACTGGCGAGAAGGGCGACGACCTGAAGAAACGCCTGCGCACCGGCACCGTGCTGACCTACGACGACCGTAACTGGGAGTTGCGCTGGGCTCAGGAGCGACCACTGATCAACCTGTCCCGCGCGGTCGCCGTGGACATGGAAAGTGGCACGATTGCCGCCCAGGGTTATCGTCTGCGGGTGCCATACGGCACGCTGCTTTGCGTCTCGGACAAGCCGCTGCACAGCGAAATCAAACTGCCCGGCTCGGCCAACGCGTTCTATGAACGCGCGGTCAGCCAGCATTTGAAGATC
- a CDS encoding acyl-CoA dehydrogenase family protein, giving the protein MNLHQFAETHEVTNQPPSLDGTNLYRIDLPLQEWSRRFGAGWAESRIDAYGALAGGPLMEAGFLANQNKPVFASHDRYGHRIDLVEFHPAYHELMRTAIEHGLTSLPWAHPQEGAHVARASMTYLHSQAEAGSGCPLTMTFASVPALRLQPELAEQWLPKVLATEYDPRNVGMAHKAGVTIGMAMTEKQCGTDVRANTTKAYPVGASGPGQAYELVGHKWFCSAPMCDAFLTLAQTDKGLSCFLLPRHRPDDTRNQFYIQRLKNKLGNQSNASSEVEFRGALAWMIGEEGRGVPTIIEMVAMTRFDCMVGSSSLMRQALTQASHHCAHRTVGGKLLSEQPLMQNVLADLALESEAALALSLRMGKALDHLDDRHEAQFARLVTAVGKYWICKRAPGMINEAAECMGGAGYVEDSILPRLYREAPVNSTWEGSGNVQCLDVLRALSKEPGVLDVLFSELGDGHGDKRLAAHLQQLQAQFKDTSDIQYRARQLTEDIALGLQAKLLLEAGNSVVSDAFIASRLSGGGRVYGALPRGLNVEAIVARSTPQHF; this is encoded by the coding sequence ATGAACCTGCATCAGTTCGCCGAAACCCACGAAGTCACCAACCAGCCACCGTCGCTGGACGGCACCAACCTGTACCGCATCGACCTGCCTTTGCAGGAGTGGTCGCGGCGGTTCGGCGCCGGTTGGGCCGAGTCGCGGATCGACGCCTACGGCGCACTCGCCGGTGGCCCGCTGATGGAAGCCGGGTTCCTTGCCAACCAGAACAAACCGGTATTCGCCAGCCATGACCGCTACGGTCATCGTATCGATCTGGTCGAATTTCACCCGGCTTACCACGAGCTGATGCGCACCGCGATCGAACATGGCCTGACCTCGCTGCCGTGGGCTCATCCGCAGGAAGGCGCGCATGTCGCCCGCGCGTCGATGACGTATCTGCACAGCCAGGCCGAGGCCGGCAGCGGTTGCCCGCTGACCATGACCTTCGCCAGCGTGCCGGCCTTGCGCTTGCAGCCAGAGCTGGCCGAACAGTGGCTGCCCAAAGTCCTTGCTACTGAATACGATCCGCGCAACGTCGGCATGGCACACAAGGCCGGTGTGACCATCGGCATGGCGATGACCGAAAAACAGTGCGGCACCGACGTGCGCGCCAACACCACCAAAGCGTATCCGGTCGGCGCCAGCGGCCCGGGCCAGGCGTATGAGCTGGTCGGGCACAAGTGGTTCTGTTCGGCGCCGATGTGCGATGCGTTTCTCACCCTGGCGCAAACTGACAAGGGTTTGAGTTGCTTCCTGCTGCCGCGTCATCGCCCGGACGACACGCGCAATCAGTTCTACATCCAGCGCCTGAAAAACAAACTCGGCAATCAGTCCAACGCCTCCAGTGAAGTGGAGTTTCGTGGCGCGCTGGCATGGATGATTGGCGAAGAAGGGCGCGGCGTGCCGACGATCATTGAAATGGTTGCGATGACGCGCTTCGATTGCATGGTCGGTTCCAGCTCGCTGATGCGTCAGGCGCTGACCCAGGCCAGCCATCACTGTGCACACCGCACGGTCGGCGGCAAATTGCTCAGCGAACAGCCATTGATGCAGAACGTCCTGGCCGATCTGGCGCTCGAGAGCGAGGCCGCACTGGCGCTGAGCCTGCGCATGGGCAAGGCGCTGGATCATCTGGATGATCGCCACGAAGCACAATTCGCGCGGCTGGTGACGGCGGTGGGTAAATACTGGATCTGCAAGCGGGCGCCGGGAATGATCAACGAAGCGGCGGAATGCATGGGCGGTGCCGGCTATGTCGAGGACAGCATCCTGCCGCGCCTGTACCGCGAAGCGCCGGTGAACTCGACGTGGGAAGGCTCTGGAAATGTGCAGTGTCTGGACGTGCTCCGCGCGCTGTCGAAAGAGCCGGGTGTGCTGGACGTGTTGTTCAGCGAATTGGGTGACGGGCATGGCGATAAGCGTCTGGCGGCGCATCTCCAGCAATTGCAGGCGCAGTTCAAGGACACCAGCGACATTCAGTATCGGGCGCGGCAGTTGACCGAAGACATTGCCCTGGGCTTGCAGGCCAAATTGCTGCTGGAGGCTGGCAACTCGGTGGTCAGTGATGCCTTTATCGCCAGTCGCCTGAGCGGTGGCGGCCGTGTCTACGGCGCGTTGCCGCGCGGGCTGAATGTCGAAGCCATCGTCGCCCGCTCAACCCCACAGCATTTCTGA
- a CDS encoding hybrid sensor histidine kinase/response regulator, producing MRYLLMLLFCLPLLASAVEFDEFTQSLPLGRSLQVFEDPSGQASIADVRAQAAAGQFKPHDKATLNAGYSRSAFWLKIDLHYRPSNPAAQRTWLLELAYPPLDHLDLYLADAQGNYRLVRQTGDALPFASREIRQNNYLFDLAFKADQQQTVYLRLASEGSIQAPVTLWSSTAYLEDQPVRLYVLGIIYGVLLGMLVYNLFIFLSVRDTSYLYYIFYIASFGLYQLSVNGAAVEYFWPDNPWWANAATPFFIGCAGLFGSQFARSFLQTKTHSRWLDRLLIALIAFGALVVGLSLMASYALALRLATTLALTFTIVIFAAGLLAWWRGLRVARYFIIAWSAFLLGGIVNTLMVLGLLPNVFLTMYASQIGSAIEVALLSLALADRINAMREQQAQTLYDAGQKLEVLNQQLAHSNKLKDEFLATLTHELRTPMNGVIGSLELMQTVEMDAELEQYQQTAAGSARDMMRMVNGILTLTELQAGKLTATSASFSLRGVIEALRTQFAGNAASKSLDFKVEVLPTLPDRLLGDSAKLAQCLECLLDNAIKFTRVGGLALRVTGKPSTGNRLALSFAVIDSGIGFSDLGEATLYQRFFQLDGSMTREYGGLGVGLAICRQLVELLGGKLTHRSEPGSGSRFQLDVEFALPLVETAPAPTRDCARAPQDCTVLLVDDNSVNQLVMRGMLLKLGFRVRSADNGVAALDCLQRETFDAVLIDCQMSRHEGASLCCQIHALPGCADVPVFMLALTADREPCAPGAAIDYLHKPVKFEDLQAALERRVLSC from the coding sequence ATGCGCTATTTGCTGATGTTGCTGTTCTGCTTGCCCCTCCTGGCGAGCGCCGTCGAATTCGACGAATTCACCCAGAGCCTGCCTCTGGGCCGGTCGCTGCAAGTGTTCGAAGACCCCAGCGGTCAGGCGAGCATTGCCGATGTTCGCGCGCAAGCCGCCGCCGGCCAGTTCAAACCGCACGATAAAGCCACGCTCAACGCCGGTTATTCGCGTTCGGCGTTCTGGCTGAAAATCGACCTGCATTATCGCCCGAGCAATCCCGCCGCCCAGCGCACCTGGCTGCTGGAGCTGGCGTATCCACCGCTCGACCATCTCGACCTGTACCTGGCCGATGCCCAGGGCAATTATCGTCTGGTCCGCCAGACCGGCGACGCCTTGCCCTTCGCCAGCCGTGAGATCCGCCAGAACAACTACCTGTTCGACCTTGCGTTCAAGGCGGATCAACAGCAGACCGTGTACCTGCGACTGGCCAGTGAAGGCTCGATTCAGGCACCGGTAACGTTGTGGTCGAGTACCGCGTACCTCGAAGACCAGCCGGTGCGCCTGTATGTGCTGGGCATCATTTATGGCGTGCTGCTGGGGATGCTGGTCTATAACCTGTTCATCTTCTTGAGCGTGCGCGACACCAGCTACCTCTATTACATTTTCTACATTGCTTCGTTCGGCCTTTATCAGCTGTCGGTGAACGGCGCGGCGGTGGAGTACTTCTGGCCCGACAACCCGTGGTGGGCGAACGCTGCGACGCCGTTCTTCATCGGTTGCGCAGGCTTGTTCGGCAGTCAGTTCGCGCGCAGTTTCCTGCAGACCAAGACCCACAGCCGCTGGCTCGACCGATTGCTGATAGCCCTGATTGCGTTTGGCGCGCTGGTGGTCGGTCTGTCGCTGATGGCCAGTTACGCACTGGCGTTGCGCCTGGCGACGACGCTGGCGCTGACCTTTACCATCGTTATTTTCGCCGCCGGTCTGCTGGCCTGGTGGCGGGGCTTGCGCGTGGCCCGTTATTTCATCATCGCCTGGTCGGCGTTTCTGCTCGGCGGCATCGTCAACACATTGATGGTGCTCGGTCTACTGCCCAACGTGTTCCTGACCATGTACGCCAGCCAGATCGGCTCGGCCATCGAAGTGGCGCTGCTGTCGCTGGCGTTGGCCGACCGCATCAACGCGATGCGCGAGCAACAGGCGCAGACCCTGTACGACGCCGGGCAGAAACTCGAAGTGCTCAACCAGCAACTGGCCCACAGCAACAAGCTCAAGGACGAATTCCTCGCGACCCTGACCCACGAGCTGCGCACGCCGATGAACGGTGTGATCGGTTCGCTGGAGCTGATGCAAACCGTCGAGATGGACGCAGAACTTGAGCAGTATCAACAGACCGCCGCCGGTTCCGCGCGGGACATGATGCGTATGGTCAACGGCATTCTCACCCTCACCGAATTGCAGGCCGGCAAGCTGACAGCGACGTCGGCCAGTTTCAGCCTGCGCGGTGTGATTGAAGCACTACGCACTCAGTTCGCGGGCAACGCGGCGAGCAAGTCGCTGGACTTCAAGGTCGAGGTGCTGCCGACTCTGCCGGATCGCCTGCTCGGCGACAGCGCAAAACTGGCGCAATGCCTGGAGTGCCTGCTCGATAACGCGATCAAATTCACGCGGGTCGGCGGGCTGGCGTTGCGGGTGACCGGCAAGCCCTCGACCGGCAATCGTCTGGCGCTGTCGTTCGCGGTGATCGACAGCGGCATCGGTTTCTCCGATCTGGGTGAGGCGACGTTGTATCAGCGTTTTTTCCAGCTCGACGGCTCCATGACCCGCGAGTACGGTGGACTGGGCGTTGGCCTGGCGATCTGCCGGCAGTTGGTGGAATTGCTCGGTGGCAAGCTCACGCACCGTTCCGAGCCGGGCAGCGGCAGTCGCTTTCAACTGGACGTCGAATTTGCGCTGCCGCTGGTCGAGACAGCGCCAGCACCAACGCGTGATTGCGCACGGGCACCGCAGGACTGCACGGTGCTGCTGGTCGACGACAACAGCGTCAATCAACTGGTGATGCGCGGCATGTTGCTCAAGCTCGGCTTTCGCGTACGCAGTGCCGACAACGGCGTGGCGGCGCTGGACTGCCTGCAGCGCGAAACCTTCGATGCAGTGTTGATCGATTGCCAGATGTCCCGCCACGAGGGCGCGTCGTTGTGCTGCCAGATTCACGCCTTGCCCGGCTGCGCCGATGTGCCGGTGTTCATGCTGGCGTTGACGGCTGACCGTGAACCCTGCGCTCCTGGCGCAGCCATCGATTATCTGCACAAACCGGTGAAATTCGAGGATTTGCAGGCTGCGCTGGAGCGTCGGGTGCTTAGCTGCTGA
- a CDS encoding hydroxymethylpyrimidine/phosphomethylpyrimidine kinase, which translates to MNIYSSRPVVLCLSGHDPSGGAGLQADIEALLAQGCHAAPAVTALTVQDTVNVTDFRVLDREWVLAQANAVLNDSEVAAVKLGMLGSLAMVDTVVELLSAHPHLPVVCDPVLRAGGGGRLGKDEVGYAMRERLLPLSIIATPNLPEARILAELPEGTADECAEKLLPFVKNLLITGGHGDETEIHNRVYSRDGLRETFICQRLPGSYHGSGCTLASALAGRLAQGEHLASAVRSALDYTWRTLRDAEQLGKGQFVPRRLPLDFCS; encoded by the coding sequence ATGAATATCTACAGCTCCCGCCCCGTTGTCCTCTGTCTCTCCGGCCACGACCCCAGTGGTGGCGCCGGCTTGCAGGCAGATATCGAAGCCCTGCTCGCGCAGGGTTGCCATGCGGCTCCGGCCGTCACCGCCCTGACCGTGCAAGACACCGTCAACGTCACTGACTTTCGCGTCCTCGATCGCGAGTGGGTCCTGGCCCAGGCCAACGCCGTACTCAACGACTCCGAAGTCGCGGCGGTGAAACTGGGCATGCTCGGTTCGCTGGCGATGGTCGACACGGTGGTCGAACTGCTTTCGGCGCACCCGCACCTGCCAGTCGTTTGCGACCCGGTACTGCGTGCCGGCGGCGGCGGACGCCTGGGCAAGGACGAGGTCGGCTATGCGATGCGCGAGCGTCTGCTGCCGCTGTCGATCATTGCCACCCCCAATCTTCCTGAAGCCCGCATCCTCGCCGAACTGCCCGAAGGCACTGCGGATGAGTGCGCGGAAAAACTTCTGCCGTTCGTCAAAAACCTGCTGATCACCGGCGGTCACGGCGACGAAACTGAAATCCACAACCGCGTGTACAGCCGCGACGGCCTGCGCGAAACCTTTATCTGCCAGCGCCTGCCGGGCAGCTATCACGGCTCCGGCTGCACCCTCGCCAGTGCGCTGGCCGGCCGCCTGGCCCAGGGCGAACACCTGGCCAGCGCCGTGCGCAGTGCGCTGGATTACACCTGGCGCACCCTGCGCGATGCCGAACAACTGGGCAAAGGCCAGTTCGTCCCGCGTCGCCTGCCGCTGGATTTCTGCTCGTAA
- the thiE gene encoding thiamine phosphate synthase produces the protein MKLRGLYAITDSQLLAGKFLSYVEAALEGGVTLLQYRDKSSDEARRLREAEALRNLCERYKTQLIINDDAELAARLNVGVHLGQTDGPLSPTRALLGSKAIIGSTCHAQIALAEQAAKEGASYVAFGRFFNSNTKPGAPTCSLELLAEAKRSLHLPVCAIGGITLDNAAPLVEHGVDLLAVIHGLFGADSSAEVTRRARAFNELLRK, from the coding sequence ATGAAACTACGTGGCCTGTATGCCATCACCGACAGCCAACTGCTGGCCGGCAAGTTTCTGTCTTATGTCGAGGCGGCGCTGGAAGGCGGCGTCACCCTGCTGCAATACCGCGACAAGAGCAGCGACGAGGCCCGCCGCCTGCGCGAGGCCGAAGCACTGCGCAACCTGTGCGAACGCTACAAGACGCAGCTGATCATCAACGATGACGCCGAACTGGCCGCGCGCCTCAACGTCGGCGTGCACCTGGGCCAGACCGACGGCCCACTGTCACCGACCCGCGCCCTGCTCGGTTCGAAAGCCATCATCGGCTCGACCTGCCACGCGCAAATCGCGCTGGCCGAACAGGCCGCCAAAGAAGGCGCCAGCTACGTCGCCTTCGGTCGTTTCTTCAATTCCAATACCAAGCCCGGTGCGCCGACGTGCAGCCTCGAACTGCTCGCCGAGGCCAAACGCTCACTGCACCTGCCCGTCTGCGCGATTGGCGGTATCACCCTGGATAACGCCGCGCCACTGGTCGAACACGGTGTCGATCTGCTCGCGGTGATTCATGGCCTGTTCGGCGCCGACAGCAGCGCCGAAGTGACCCGCCGCGCCCGCGCATTCAACGAACTGCTGCGTAAATAA
- the hemL gene encoding glutamate-1-semialdehyde 2,1-aminomutase produces the protein MSRSETLFANAQKHIPGGVNSPVRAFKSVGGTPLFFKHAEGAYVTDEDDKRYVDYVGSWGPMILGHSHPDVLDAVRNQLQHGLSYGAPTAMETEMADLVCSLVPSMDMVRMVSSGTEATMSAIRLARGYTGRDSIIKFEGCYHGHSDSLLVKAGSGALTQGVPSSAGVPAAFAKHTLTLPFNDIGAVETMLAEVGQDVACIIVEPVAGNMNCVPPAPGFLEGLRSLCDQHGVVLIFDEVMTGFRVALGGAQAHYGVTPDLTTFGKIIGGGMPVGCFGGKRDIMERIAPLGPVYQAGTLSGNPLAMAAGLTTLRLISRPGFHAELTDYTTRLLDGLQQRADAAGIPFVTTQAGGMFGLYFSGADDIVTFEDVMASDAALFGRFFHLMLEGGVYLAPSAFEAGFTSIAHGEAELKLTLDAAERAFAALK, from the coding sequence ATGTCTCGTTCCGAAACCCTGTTTGCCAATGCCCAGAAACACATTCCCGGTGGCGTCAACTCACCGGTCCGCGCGTTCAAGAGCGTGGGCGGCACGCCGCTGTTCTTCAAACACGCCGAAGGCGCCTACGTTACCGACGAAGACGACAAGCGTTATGTCGATTACGTTGGTTCGTGGGGCCCGATGATCCTCGGCCATAGCCATCCGGACGTGCTCGACGCGGTACGCAATCAGCTGCAACACGGCTTGTCGTACGGCGCGCCGACTGCGATGGAAACCGAGATGGCCGATCTGGTCTGCTCGCTGGTGCCATCGATGGACATGGTGCGCATGGTCAGCTCCGGCACCGAAGCGACCATGAGTGCGATCCGTCTGGCCCGTGGTTACACCGGCCGCGACAGCATCATCAAATTCGAAGGCTGCTACCACGGTCACTCCGACAGCCTGCTGGTCAAGGCCGGCTCCGGCGCGCTGACCCAAGGTGTACCGAGCTCGGCCGGCGTGCCGGCGGCATTCGCCAAACACACCCTGACCCTGCCGTTCAACGACATCGGCGCGGTTGAAACCATGCTCGCTGAAGTCGGCCAGGATGTGGCGTGCATCATCGTCGAGCCGGTGGCCGGCAACATGAACTGTGTGCCGCCAGCGCCGGGCTTCCTCGAAGGCCTGCGCTCGCTGTGCGACCAACATGGCGTGGTGCTGATTTTCGACGAAGTGATGACCGGTTTCCGTGTTGCCCTCGGCGGCGCCCAGGCGCACTACGGCGTGACTCCCGACTTGACCACCTTCGGCAAAATCATCGGCGGCGGCATGCCAGTGGGTTGCTTTGGTGGCAAGCGCGACATCATGGAGCGCATTGCGCCACTGGGCCCGGTGTATCAGGCGGGAACCTTGTCGGGTAATCCGCTGGCGATGGCGGCCGGTCTGACTACCCTGCGCCTGATCAGCCGCCCGGGTTTTCACGCCGAACTGACCGATTACACCACGCGCCTGCTCGACGGCTTGCAACAGCGCGCCGATGCGGCGGGCATTCCGTTCGTCACCACCCAGGCCGGCGGCATGTTCGGCCTGTACTTCAGCGGCGCCGACGACATCGTCACCTTTGAAGACGTGATGGCCAGCGATGCCGCACTGTTCGGTCGCTTCTTCCACCTGATGCTCGAAGGCGGCGTGTACCTGGCGCCGAGCGCCTTCGAAGCCGGTTTCACCTCGATTGCCCACGGCGAAGCCGAGTTGAAACTGACCCTGGACGCCGCCGAGCGCGCCTTCGCCGCACTGAAGTAA
- a CDS encoding tetratricopeptide repeat protein yields the protein MNRTGRTLALGCLLLLQPLLAHAQAGGNSLLIPAMGRCTLNTQPQDVTQALAACQKAADEGDAQAQYELGEFYYDGKNTPRDLNQALSYFEKASLQGHAQAQFKLGTMFFHGEGVQANNIQAYIVLKMAAVNGAEDALDTADEVSEKMSREDLETATQVLGQIFRKYLMELQSADGRTPFSPLP from the coding sequence ATGAACCGCACCGGCCGCACCCTTGCATTGGGCTGCCTGTTGCTCCTTCAGCCCCTGCTCGCGCATGCACAAGCAGGCGGCAACTCGTTGTTGATCCCGGCGATGGGTCGTTGCACCCTCAATACTCAGCCGCAAGACGTCACGCAGGCACTGGCCGCCTGCCAGAAAGCGGCGGACGAAGGGGATGCGCAAGCGCAATACGAGTTGGGTGAGTTCTACTATGACGGCAAGAACACGCCGCGCGACCTCAATCAAGCGCTGAGCTACTTCGAAAAAGCCTCGCTGCAAGGCCACGCGCAGGCACAGTTCAAGCTCGGCACCATGTTCTTCCACGGCGAAGGCGTGCAGGCCAACAATATCCAGGCCTACATCGTGCTTAAGATGGCTGCGGTCAACGGCGCCGAAGACGCGCTGGACACAGCCGACGAAGTCTCGGAAAAAATGTCCCGCGAAGATCTCGAAACAGCGACTCAGGTGCTGGGGCAGATTTTCCGCAAGTACCTGATGGAACTGCAGAGCGCCGATGGGCGTACGCCATTCTCACCACTGCCCTAA
- a CDS encoding DUF1820 family protein has translation MTKREAPIYKVIFLNQGQVFEMYAKQIYQSDLWGFLEVEEFVFGERTQVVVDPSEEKLKAQFEGVVRSFVPMHSIVRIDEVERLGTPKISEARGAVGNVMPFPMPMPEK, from the coding sequence ATGACCAAACGCGAAGCTCCAATCTACAAGGTGATATTCCTCAACCAGGGCCAGGTGTTCGAAATGTACGCCAAGCAGATCTATCAAAGTGATCTGTGGGGCTTTCTGGAAGTGGAAGAATTCGTCTTTGGCGAGCGCACGCAAGTGGTCGTCGACCCGAGCGAAGAGAAGCTCAAGGCGCAGTTCGAAGGCGTGGTGCGCAGCTTTGTGCCGATGCACTCGATCGTGCGCATCGACGAAGTCGAACGTCTGGGCACCCCGAAAATCAGCGAGGCCCGCGGCGCGGTCGGCAACGTGATGCCGTTCCCGATGCCGATGCCTGAGAAGTAA
- the miaB gene encoding tRNA (N6-isopentenyl adenosine(37)-C2)-methylthiotransferase MiaB, producing the protein MAKKLYIETHGCQMNEYDSSRMVDLLGEHQALEVTARAEDADVILLNTCSIRERAQDRVYSQLGRWRELKLANPDMVIAVGGCVASQEGAAIRDRAPYVDVVFGPQTLHRLPEMIDAARLTKLPQVDVSFPEIEKFDHLPEPRIDGPSAYVSVMEGCSKYCTFCVVPYTRGEEVSRPFDDVIAEIIHLAEHGVREVTLLGQNVNGYRGLTHDGRLADLAELIRVVAAVDGIDRIRYTTSHPLEFSDSLIQAHAEVPELVKHLHLPVQSGSDRILAAMKRNHTALEYKSKLRKLRAAVPGICISSDFIVGFPGETEKDFEQTMKLIADVGFDFSYSFVYSQRPGTPAADLADDTPEELKKERLNALQHRLNQQGFEISRQMVGSIQRILVTDYSKKDPGELQGRTENNRIVNFRCDNPTLIGQFADVHIDAAQPHSLRGSLIQ; encoded by the coding sequence ATGGCCAAGAAGCTTTACATCGAAACCCACGGTTGCCAGATGAACGAGTACGACAGCTCGCGCATGGTCGATCTGCTGGGTGAACATCAGGCCCTGGAAGTCACCGCCCGCGCGGAAGACGCCGACGTGATTCTGCTCAACACCTGCTCGATCCGCGAACGTGCCCAGGACCGCGTGTACTCGCAACTGGGCCGCTGGCGCGAGCTGAAACTGGCCAACCCGGACATGGTCATCGCCGTCGGCGGTTGCGTGGCCAGTCAGGAAGGCGCGGCAATTCGTGACCGCGCTCCTTACGTCGACGTGGTGTTCGGCCCGCAGACCCTGCACCGTCTGCCGGAGATGATTGACGCCGCGCGTCTCACCAAACTGCCGCAGGTCGACGTCTCGTTCCCGGAAATCGAAAAGTTCGACCACCTGCCCGAGCCGCGTATCGATGGGCCGAGCGCCTATGTCTCGGTGATGGAAGGCTGCAGCAAGTACTGCACGTTCTGCGTGGTGCCGTATACCCGTGGCGAAGAAGTCAGCCGGCCATTTGACGACGTGATCGCCGAGATCATCCACCTTGCCGAGCACGGCGTGCGCGAAGTAACCCTGCTGGGGCAGAACGTCAACGGCTATCGCGGCTTGACCCACGACGGTCGTCTGGCCGATCTGGCCGAGCTGATTCGTGTGGTCGCCGCCGTCGACGGCATCGACCGCATCCGCTACACCACCTCGCACCCGCTGGAATTCTCCGACAGCCTGATTCAGGCCCACGCCGAAGTGCCGGAGCTGGTCAAGCACCTGCATTTACCGGTGCAGTCGGGCTCCGACCGGATCCTCGCGGCGATGAAGCGCAACCACACGGCGCTGGAGTACAAGTCCAAGCTGCGCAAACTGCGCGCCGCCGTGCCGGGGATCTGCATCAGTTCGGACTTTATCGTGGGCTTCCCGGGTGAAACCGAGAAAGACTTCGAACAAACCATGAAGCTGATTGCCGATGTCGGCTTCGACTTCTCCTATTCGTTCGTTTATAGCCAACGCCCGGGCACGCCCGCCGCCGATCTGGCCGACGACACCCCGGAAGAGTTGAAGAAAGAACGCCTCAACGCGCTGCAACATCGTTTGAATCAGCAGGGCTTCGAGATCAGCCGACAAATGGTCGGTTCGATCCAGCGCATTCTGGTGACCGATTATTCGAAGAAAGATCCGGGCGAGCTGCAAGGGCGCACCGAGAATAACCGTATCGTCAACTTCCGCTGCGACAATCCAACCCTGATCGGCCAGTTCGCCGACGTGCACATTGACGCGGCGCAACCGCACTCGCTGCGCGGCTCTTTAATTCAATAA